In Rubrivirga marina, the following are encoded in one genomic region:
- a CDS encoding glycosyltransferase family 4 protein: MSQLHTALSGARSRPRLVYVVTDPMTARHLLRGQLAAAGRRGFDVAVATAAGPDLDRVAARDGVEVFPVPITREIAPLADARALAALVGVMRRWRPDVVNAGTPKAGLLGTLAARLAGVPVRLYTLRGLRLETTTGRTRAVLRTTERLASSAATRVIAVSPSLAAETIRLGLAPDDKVTVLGHGASNGVDVDRFAQPDGDAVQSLRHRLRALSKAEGPIPETAPVIGFVGRFTRDKGIAELVAAFERVGERHPGARLLLVGDFEAGDPVGADVAERIAVHPRILTPGFLPDPAPAYALMDVLAFPSHREGFPNVPLEAAAAGLPIVGARATGTVDAVVDGETGTLVPPGDADALADVLGRYLSDADLRQRHGEAGRHRVEAHFTNEIVWANLFDEIDQLLQAAGIEPPSPSRPPSAEVFNVA; encoded by the coding sequence ATGAGCCAGCTGCACACGGCACTCTCTGGCGCCCGTTCACGACCCCGCCTCGTCTACGTCGTGACGGACCCGATGACGGCACGGCACCTTCTTCGCGGCCAACTGGCGGCGGCCGGACGCCGCGGCTTCGATGTTGCTGTCGCCACGGCCGCTGGGCCCGACCTCGACCGCGTCGCGGCGCGCGACGGCGTCGAGGTGTTCCCAGTCCCGATCACCCGCGAGATCGCCCCCCTCGCCGACGCCCGCGCCCTTGCCGCGCTCGTCGGCGTCATGCGGCGGTGGCGGCCCGACGTCGTCAATGCGGGAACGCCCAAGGCCGGGCTCCTGGGAACGCTGGCGGCTCGCCTAGCTGGCGTGCCCGTCCGCCTCTACACTCTTCGCGGCCTCCGCCTCGAGACTACGACCGGCCGGACTCGCGCGGTCCTCCGCACGACTGAGCGGCTCGCGTCCTCCGCCGCCACGCGCGTTATCGCCGTGAGCCCGAGCTTGGCCGCCGAGACTATCCGTCTCGGTCTCGCGCCGGACGACAAGGTGACCGTCCTCGGGCACGGCGCGAGCAACGGCGTTGACGTCGACAGGTTCGCCCAGCCGGATGGCGACGCCGTCCAGTCCCTCCGCCACCGCCTGCGTGCCCTGAGCAAAGCCGAAGGGCCGATTCCTGAGACCGCCCCCGTGATCGGCTTCGTCGGCCGGTTTACGCGGGACAAGGGGATCGCCGAGTTGGTCGCGGCCTTCGAGCGGGTGGGGGAGAGGCATCCCGGGGCGCGACTCCTCCTCGTGGGCGACTTCGAGGCCGGCGACCCCGTCGGGGCGGACGTCGCCGAGCGGATCGCGGTGCACCCCCGCATCCTCACGCCGGGCTTTCTGCCGGACCCCGCGCCGGCTTACGCGCTCATGGACGTGCTGGCGTTCCCGTCGCACCGCGAGGGCTTCCCGAACGTGCCCCTCGAGGCCGCCGCCGCCGGGCTCCCGATCGTCGGCGCCCGCGCGACGGGGACCGTCGACGCCGTGGTAGACGGCGAGACCGGCACGCTCGTGCCCCCCGGCGACGCGGACGCCCTGGCCGACGTCCTCGGCCGTTACCTCTCCGACGCCGACCTCCGTCAGCGGCACGGTGAGGCGGGGCGCCACCGCGTCGAGGCCCACTTCACGAACGAGATCGTGTGGGCGAACCTGTTCGACGAGATCGACCAGCTCCTCCAGGCCGCGGGCATCGAGCCACCGTCTCCCTCTCGCCCGCCGTCCGCCGAGGTGTTCAATGTGGCGTGA
- a CDS encoding sugar transferase: MYTRVGKPLFDRTAAAAGLVVLSPVLGAVALLVRTKLGAPVLFRQTRPGRGGEPFEMVKFRTMTDARGPDGALLPDAQRLTPLGQLLRSSSLDELPELWNVVRGDMSLVGPRPLLMRYLDRYTPEQARRHEVRPGITGLAQVYGRNAIGWDEKLAYDVSYVDQVSLGLDLRILLRTVFQVVRRDGISAESHATMPEFTGTES, encoded by the coding sequence TTGTACACCCGCGTAGGGAAGCCCCTCTTCGACCGGACGGCCGCTGCCGCCGGGCTCGTCGTACTGAGCCCGGTCCTGGGCGCGGTTGCCCTGCTCGTACGCACGAAGCTGGGGGCACCCGTTCTGTTCCGTCAGACCCGCCCGGGGCGGGGCGGCGAGCCGTTCGAGATGGTCAAGTTCCGGACAATGACCGACGCCCGTGGCCCCGACGGTGCCCTGCTCCCGGACGCTCAGCGGCTGACGCCTCTCGGCCAGCTCCTCCGGAGCTCCAGCCTCGACGAGCTCCCCGAGCTCTGGAACGTGGTTCGGGGCGACATGAGCCTCGTAGGCCCGCGGCCGCTCCTGATGCGCTACCTCGACCGGTACACCCCGGAGCAGGCGCGGCGCCACGAGGTCCGGCCCGGCATCACGGGGCTGGCCCAGGTGTACGGCCGCAATGCGATCGGGTGGGACGAGAAGCTGGCCTATGACGTGTCGTACGTCGACCAAGTCTCACTCGGCCTCGACCTCCGCATCCTGCTGCGGACAGTCTTCCAGGTCGTCCGCCGCGACGGCATCTCAGCCGAGTCGCACGCGACGATGCCCGAGTTCACCGGAACGGAATCGTAG
- a CDS encoding acetyltransferase: MQDLVIYGTGGFARETLQVALDINEDGGTWNVLGFLDDDPEQHGQSIHDLPVLGGAGWLTNRSDVQVAVGIGSTPAKRKVVRRLADAQHSAFATLIHPRAWIGRRVGVGAGTIVCAGTMVTTDIEIGDHVILNLDCTVGHDTQIEQFTTVAPSVNISGDIRIGEGCDLGTGAAIIQGVSIGAWTVLGAGAVVVRDLPANVTAVGAPARAIKERPAGWHE, from the coding sequence ATGCAAGACCTCGTTATTTACGGAACCGGTGGATTTGCGCGCGAGACGCTCCAGGTAGCGCTCGACATCAACGAGGATGGCGGCACTTGGAATGTGCTCGGCTTCCTTGATGATGATCCCGAACAGCACGGCCAGTCGATCCACGACCTCCCAGTGCTGGGAGGAGCAGGGTGGCTCACAAATCGGTCCGATGTCCAAGTGGCTGTAGGGATCGGGAGCACGCCAGCGAAGCGCAAGGTGGTCCGGCGCCTCGCCGATGCACAGCACAGCGCTTTTGCGACGCTGATTCACCCCCGTGCGTGGATCGGCCGTCGTGTCGGAGTGGGGGCCGGCACAATCGTTTGCGCCGGAACGATGGTGACGACCGACATCGAGATCGGTGACCACGTCATCCTGAACTTGGACTGCACGGTTGGCCACGACACCCAGATCGAGCAGTTCACGACAGTCGCACCAAGTGTTAATATCTCAGGTGACATCCGAATCGGCGAGGGCTGCGATCTCGGGACGGGCGCTGCGATTATTCAGGGGGTGTCTATCGGCGCCTGGACTGTGCTTGGCGCTGGGGCGGTCGTGGTTCGCGATCTCCCCGCGAACGTGACCGCGGTCGGGGCTCCAGCAAGAGCGATCAAGGAGCGCCCTGCGGGTTGGCATGAGTAG
- a CDS encoding acetyltransferase yields MNVLVVGVGGHAKAVIATLQAAGHAIVGCLDDRAGAEGTAVLGVPVVGPTSRLAEHDGEAVLAIGANAVRQRLAAAHPAARWATVVHPTAVVHESVRLGAGAVVFAGAVLQPDVTVGAHAIVNTGATVDHDGRLGDFVHVAPGCHLSGGVTLGEGAFLGVGAACLPGVTVGAWTTVGGGGVVVRDLPPHVTAVGVPARSLETPQ; encoded by the coding sequence ATGAACGTTCTCGTCGTTGGCGTTGGCGGGCACGCGAAGGCCGTGATCGCGACGCTCCAGGCCGCAGGCCACGCGATTGTCGGCTGCCTCGACGACCGCGCAGGGGCGGAGGGGACGGCCGTCCTCGGCGTGCCCGTCGTCGGCCCCACGTCGCGGCTGGCGGAGCATGACGGCGAGGCCGTCCTGGCGATCGGCGCCAACGCCGTCCGCCAGCGGCTGGCGGCGGCGCACCCCGCGGCCCGGTGGGCGACGGTGGTCCACCCGACGGCCGTGGTGCACGAGAGCGTCCGCCTCGGGGCCGGGGCGGTCGTGTTCGCCGGCGCCGTGCTCCAGCCGGACGTCACGGTCGGCGCGCACGCCATCGTCAACACGGGCGCGACAGTCGACCACGACGGCCGGCTGGGCGATTTCGTGCACGTGGCTCCGGGGTGCCACCTGTCCGGCGGCGTGACGCTGGGGGAGGGCGCCTTCCTCGGCGTCGGCGCTGCCTGCCTGCCCGGCGTCACCGTCGGCGCGTGGACGACGGTGGGTGGCGGGGGCGTCGTCGTTCGCGATCTTCCGCCGCACGTCACCGCCGTCGGCGTCCCGGCGCGTTCTCTGGAGACGCCACAGTAG
- a CDS encoding DegT/DnrJ/EryC1/StrS family aminotransferase produces MPDRLYLSPPHIGPDELALVTEAFETNWVAPVGPHVDAFEREFAAYVGAEHAVALSSGTAALHLALRDLGVGPGDEVAVSTLTFCASVNPILYEGATPVFVDSERRSWNLDPTLVEDLFRDRAAKGRQVKALVPVHLYGQTADLGALVELCDRYGVPMIEDAAEALGARYQGEESQGQSEARDRALNGGSRAAVPERSRGESRGAEGPVAGPPGENEAEGLSPRGFGSAQPPPDRGPSAQGPGGGRSPGTFGRAGIFSFNGNKIITTSGGGMLVTDRAETAAHVKKMATQARDAAPHYEHSEVGYNYRLSNVLAGIGRGQLRQLDHRVAARRRVFDAYVDALGDLPGVAFMPEASWGTHTRWLTCLTLDPEAAGATREDVRRALEADDVEARPVWKPMHLQPVYAGYEAVGGAVAEDLFDRGLCLPSGSGMTEADVERVVTGVRAALGVPSVPPENGEVPEV; encoded by the coding sequence GTGCCCGACCGTCTCTACCTCTCGCCCCCCCACATCGGCCCCGACGAGCTCGCGCTCGTGACCGAGGCCTTCGAGACCAACTGGGTCGCCCCGGTGGGCCCCCACGTCGACGCGTTCGAGCGCGAGTTCGCCGCCTACGTCGGGGCCGAGCACGCCGTGGCCCTCTCGTCGGGGACGGCCGCGCTCCACCTCGCCCTCCGCGACCTCGGCGTGGGACCCGGCGACGAGGTCGCCGTCTCCACCCTCACGTTCTGCGCGAGCGTCAACCCGATCCTCTACGAGGGCGCGACGCCCGTCTTCGTCGACAGCGAGCGCCGGTCCTGGAACCTCGACCCGACCCTCGTCGAAGACCTGTTCCGGGATCGGGCGGCGAAAGGCCGGCAGGTCAAGGCCCTTGTCCCGGTCCACCTCTACGGCCAGACCGCCGACCTCGGCGCGCTCGTGGAGCTCTGCGACCGGTACGGCGTCCCGATGATCGAGGACGCGGCGGAGGCGCTCGGCGCCAGGTACCAGGGGGAGGAAAGCCAGGGGCAGAGCGAAGCCCGTGATCGGGCCCTGAACGGCGGTTCCCGAGCGGCGGTCCCCGAGCGGAGTCGAGGGGAGTCGAGGGGAGCCGAAGGGCCGGTGGCGGGGCCTCCGGGCGAGAACGAGGCCGAAGGGCTCTCCCCCCGGGGCTTCGGCTCCGCTCAGCCCCCGCCCGACCGAGGCCCGTCTGCTCAGGGGCCAGGCGGCGGGCGGAGCCCCGGCACGTTCGGCCGGGCCGGCATCTTCTCGTTCAACGGCAACAAGATCATCACGACCTCGGGCGGGGGGATGCTCGTGACCGACCGCGCCGAGACGGCCGCCCACGTCAAGAAGATGGCGACGCAGGCCCGCGACGCCGCGCCCCACTACGAGCACTCCGAGGTCGGCTACAACTACCGCCTGAGCAACGTGCTCGCCGGGATCGGCCGCGGCCAGCTCCGCCAGCTCGACCACCGCGTGGCCGCCCGGCGCCGCGTGTTCGACGCCTACGTCGATGCGCTCGGCGACCTTCCCGGCGTCGCGTTCATGCCTGAGGCTTCGTGGGGGACCCACACCCGCTGGCTCACGTGCCTCACCCTCGACCCCGAGGCGGCCGGGGCCACGCGCGAGGACGTCCGCCGCGCGCTCGAGGCCGACGACGTCGAGGCCCGCCCGGTCTGGAAGCCGATGCACCTCCAGCCGGTCTACGCCGGCTACGAGGCGGTCGGTGGGGCCGTCGCCGAGGACCTCTTCGACCGCGGCCTCTGCCTCCCGTCCGGCTCCGGCATGACCGAGGCCGACGTCGAGCGCGTCGTGACGGGGGTCCGGGCCGCGCTCGGCGTCCCATCCGTCCCCCCGGAGAATGGGGAAGTCCCTGAGGTCTGA
- a CDS encoding polysaccharide biosynthesis protein, which produces MRDAVRRYLPPAHEVAVWTKFFLDVAVWSAAAPIAYLLRLEGNVVGYMPSLVVYTAAGTVLKVVAVYGFQFHRRAWRWIGVRDLFWLIVAVCGVMLVQGTGVLVADGWGTDLVFPRSVPVIEAALAILGLSALRLSRRLRHERARRAEASDTKRVLVVGAGDAGVLLVRELLRHPETGLVPVGYLDDDPIKSNRPRMGVPVLGTLADLEAVVAEQAIDEVLLAMPSAPGRVVREVVEAARRADVSSRAVPRLTDLATGRVHIDEVREIDLEDLLGREPVRLDTKPIRAYVTGRVVLVTGAGGSIGSEIVRQVAAFEPAAIVLLGRGENSVYQIDREVGRRWPDVPRHAVICDVRDRASLRDVFERFRPEVVFHAAAHKHVPLMEANPAQAVLNNVVGTRNVAELACEHGADRLVNVSTDKAVNPTNVMGASKRAAEMVVSSVGARPDCACTMVSVRFGNVLGSRGSVVPLFRDQIARGGPVTVTHPDMVRYFMTIPEASQLVLQAGAFAERGRVYVLDMGEPVRIADLARDLILLSGLEPGEDIEIAYSGARPGEKLFEELLMAEEGTEPGPHEKIFVARKARVVGGLGGRLAALVEAAEANDGDGVRTAFRAVVETYRPDHAAPTGSVASTVRAGGDGGVPVEAGVLDEAGYEDATLSP; this is translated from the coding sequence ATGAGAGACGCCGTCCGTCGATACCTCCCGCCGGCTCACGAGGTGGCCGTGTGGACGAAGTTCTTCCTCGACGTCGCGGTGTGGAGCGCGGCCGCACCGATTGCCTACCTCCTCCGCCTCGAGGGGAACGTCGTCGGGTACATGCCGTCGCTCGTGGTGTACACGGCCGCCGGCACGGTCCTGAAGGTTGTCGCCGTGTATGGCTTCCAGTTCCACCGCCGCGCCTGGCGGTGGATCGGGGTTCGGGACCTGTTCTGGCTCATCGTCGCCGTCTGCGGCGTCATGCTCGTGCAGGGCACCGGCGTGCTCGTGGCCGACGGGTGGGGCACGGACCTCGTGTTCCCCCGGAGCGTCCCGGTGATCGAGGCCGCGCTCGCGATCCTGGGCCTCAGCGCCCTCCGGCTGTCCCGCAGGCTCCGCCACGAGCGAGCGCGGAGGGCCGAGGCCAGCGACACCAAGAGGGTCCTCGTCGTCGGCGCCGGCGACGCGGGCGTCCTCCTCGTCCGGGAGCTGCTCCGCCACCCCGAGACGGGCCTCGTGCCCGTCGGCTACCTCGACGATGACCCGATCAAGTCGAACCGCCCCCGGATGGGCGTCCCCGTCCTGGGCACCCTCGCCGACCTCGAGGCCGTCGTGGCCGAGCAGGCGATCGACGAGGTGCTCCTCGCGATGCCGAGCGCCCCGGGCCGGGTCGTCCGCGAGGTCGTCGAGGCCGCCCGCCGGGCCGACGTGTCGAGCCGCGCCGTCCCCCGCCTGACGGACCTCGCGACCGGGCGGGTCCACATTGACGAGGTCCGCGAGATCGACCTCGAAGACCTCCTGGGCCGCGAGCCGGTCCGCCTCGACACGAAGCCGATCCGTGCGTACGTGACGGGCCGCGTCGTGCTCGTGACGGGAGCGGGCGGGTCGATCGGGTCCGAGATCGTCCGCCAGGTGGCCGCGTTCGAGCCGGCGGCGATCGTGCTCCTGGGGCGGGGCGAGAACAGCGTGTACCAGATCGACCGCGAGGTCGGCCGGCGGTGGCCCGACGTCCCCCGCCACGCCGTGATCTGCGACGTCCGCGACCGGGCCTCGCTGCGCGACGTGTTCGAGCGGTTCCGGCCGGAGGTCGTGTTCCACGCGGCGGCGCACAAGCACGTCCCGCTGATGGAGGCCAACCCGGCCCAGGCCGTCCTCAACAACGTGGTCGGGACGCGGAACGTGGCCGAGCTCGCCTGCGAGCACGGCGCCGACCGGCTGGTCAACGTCTCGACCGACAAGGCCGTCAACCCGACGAACGTGATGGGCGCGTCGAAGCGGGCGGCGGAGATGGTCGTCTCGTCGGTCGGCGCGCGCCCCGACTGCGCGTGCACGATGGTGTCGGTCCGGTTCGGGAACGTCCTCGGCAGCCGGGGGAGCGTCGTGCCCCTGTTCCGCGACCAGATCGCGCGGGGCGGGCCGGTCACGGTGACGCACCCCGACATGGTCCGCTACTTCATGACGATCCCCGAGGCGTCGCAGCTGGTGCTCCAGGCTGGCGCGTTCGCCGAGCGGGGTCGGGTCTACGTCCTCGACATGGGCGAGCCGGTCCGGATCGCCGACCTCGCGCGCGACCTCATCCTGCTGTCCGGCCTCGAGCCCGGCGAGGACATCGAGATCGCCTACAGCGGGGCGCGCCCCGGCGAGAAGCTCTTCGAAGAACTCCTGATGGCCGAGGAGGGGACGGAGCCGGGTCCGCACGAGAAGATCTTCGTCGCCCGGAAGGCCCGCGTGGTGGGCGGCCTCGGCGGCCGGCTCGCGGCGCTCGTCGAGGCGGCCGAGGCCAACGACGGCGACGGGGTGCGGACCGCCTTCCGGGCCGTCGTCGAGACCTACCGCCCGGACCACGCGGCCCCGACGGGTTCCGTCGCGTCGACCGTGCGGGCCGGCGGCGACGGCGGCGTGCCGGTCGAGGCCGGCGTCCTCGACGAGGCGGGGTACGAGGACGCCACTCTGTCGCCCTGA
- a CDS encoding IS110 family transposase, with product MPDLYVGVDVSADALDLARSDGRAERLPHDDDGLARLAESCEGAALVVLEATGGIERTAAAEVAATGVPVAVVNPRQVRDFARATGQLAKTDAIDAAVLALFAERVRPEARPLPTDEQRALAALVARRRQVNEMLVAERLRLRTAAPAVRRGIEAHVAFLEGQKAEAERAVAEAVRSSAAWRERDDLLRSVPGVGAVLSATLIAELPGLGRLTGKQVAALVGVAPLARDSGRLVGRRSAWGGRAPVRAALYMGALTAARMNPTLRAFYAGLVGRGKAPKVALVAVMRKLLVALNAMVRDGRRWDENRPVTA from the coding sequence ATGCCCGACCTCTACGTCGGCGTCGACGTCTCGGCCGACGCCCTCGACCTCGCCCGTTCCGACGGCCGCGCCGAACGGCTGCCCCACGACGACGACGGGCTGGCCCGTCTGGCCGAGTCGTGCGAGGGCGCCGCGCTCGTCGTCCTCGAGGCCACCGGCGGCATCGAGCGGACGGCTGCCGCGGAGGTCGCCGCCACCGGGGTCCCGGTCGCCGTCGTCAACCCCCGTCAGGTCCGCGACTTCGCCCGCGCGACCGGCCAGCTCGCCAAGACCGACGCCATCGACGCGGCCGTCCTCGCGCTCTTCGCCGAGCGGGTCCGCCCGGAGGCCCGGCCGCTCCCGACCGACGAGCAGCGGGCGCTGGCCGCGCTCGTGGCCCGGCGGCGCCAGGTCAACGAGATGCTCGTGGCCGAGCGGCTCCGGCTGAGGACGGCCGCCCCCGCCGTCCGACGGGGCATCGAGGCCCACGTCGCGTTCCTGGAGGGCCAGAAGGCCGAGGCCGAGCGCGCGGTCGCCGAGGCCGTCCGGTCGAGCGCGGCGTGGCGCGAGCGGGACGACCTCCTCCGGTCGGTGCCCGGCGTCGGGGCTGTGCTCTCGGCCACGCTCATCGCGGAGCTCCCGGGGCTCGGGCGGCTGACCGGGAAGCAGGTCGCCGCGCTCGTCGGGGTCGCCCCGCTCGCCCGCGACAGCGGCCGGCTCGTCGGGCGGCGGTCGGCGTGGGGCGGCCGGGCCCCCGTCCGGGCCGCGCTGTACATGGGGGCGCTGACGGCGGCCCGGATGAACCCGACGCTCCGGGCGTTCTACGCCGGGCTGGTCGGTCGGGGGAAGGCGCCGAAGGTGGCGCTCGTGGCCGTGATGCGCAAGCTGCTCGTCGCGCTCAACGCGATGGTCCGGGACGGGCGACGGTGGGACGAGAATCGGCCGGTGACCGCTTGA